One Phormidium ambiguum IAM M-71 DNA window includes the following coding sequences:
- the ptsG gene encoding PTS glucose transporter subunit IIBC, with the protein MWKKAFALLQKMGKSLMLPVSVLPVAGLLLGLGSARFSDPKTFWWLPEFLAKIMKQSGDSIFANLPLIFAISVAIGFTENDGVSALAATVGFAVFVASLGAASTTLFNVPANELKQVLGIPSLDTGVFGGLIIGCLAAYIFNKFFRIQLPQYLGFFAGKRSVPIITGLSAIAIGILMSLIWPPVGNAIQTAANAAASGKNVGITAAIYGVVERSLLPFGLHHIWNVPFFFQIGSFTDPTTGKVVTGDITRFFAGDKTAGILGGAYLFKMFGLPAAGIAIWHCAKPKNRTLTGGIMISAAFTSFLTGITEPLEFSFMFVAPVLYAMHAFLAGFGNWLFVTLGGRMGFTFSQGFIDFFLFWKLGTNVWLILAFGPLFAALYYFLFRFTIKRFNLKTPGREDENIIEGVEGGTAIAAAGMTMAAELVKAFGGRSNIATLDACITRLRITVNDMSKVNKAKLKALGASGVLEVGNSAQAIFGPRSENLKTDMMEYLKTAGSEADIVDTPSVETAPGNTLTDNDAAPNVVRDPNAARRVQNLIQALGGAANIRNVEPVALTRLRLEVADNSAIDREALKAAGVEGIMQLANHKLHLLVGLNADQYAAEMKEQLAKY; encoded by the coding sequence ATGTGGAAAAAAGCATTTGCCTTACTACAAAAGATGGGAAAATCCTTAATGCTTCCCGTCTCAGTGCTACCAGTTGCAGGATTATTACTCGGACTTGGTAGCGCCAGATTTAGTGACCCAAAAACATTTTGGTGGCTACCAGAATTTTTAGCAAAGATTATGAAACAATCAGGCGATTCGATCTTTGCTAATTTACCTTTAATTTTTGCGATTTCGGTTGCGATCGGCTTTACCGAAAATGACGGAGTTTCCGCCTTAGCTGCCACAGTGGGTTTTGCCGTATTTGTTGCTTCTTTGGGTGCTGCTTCAACTACTTTATTTAATGTTCCAGCTAACGAACTCAAACAAGTTTTGGGTATTCCCAGTTTAGATACTGGGGTGTTTGGTGGCTTAATTATCGGTTGTTTAGCTGCGTATATATTCAATAAGTTTTTCCGCATTCAATTACCGCAGTATTTAGGGTTTTTTGCTGGGAAACGTTCTGTACCAATTATTACTGGGTTAAGTGCAATTGCGATCGGTATTTTAATGAGTTTAATTTGGCCTCCTGTTGGTAATGCTATCCAAACTGCTGCTAACGCCGCTGCTTCTGGCAAAAATGTTGGCATAACTGCGGCAATTTATGGAGTAGTTGAAAGGTCTTTGCTACCTTTTGGATTACACCATATTTGGAATGTACCTTTCTTTTTTCAAATTGGCTCTTTCACAGATCCGACTACAGGTAAAGTTGTTACTGGTGATATTACTCGATTCTTTGCCGGAGATAAAACTGCTGGAATTTTGGGCGGTGCTTATCTGTTTAAAATGTTTGGTTTACCAGCAGCAGGGATCGCAATTTGGCACTGTGCTAAACCGAAAAATCGCACCCTCACGGGCGGGATCATGATTTCCGCAGCATTCACTTCTTTCTTAACCGGAATTACCGAACCTTTAGAATTTTCTTTCATGTTTGTCGCACCCGTACTTTATGCAATGCACGCATTTTTGGCTGGGTTTGGTAACTGGTTATTTGTTACCCTTGGCGGGAGGATGGGTTTCACTTTTTCTCAGGGTTTTATTGACTTTTTTCTATTCTGGAAACTGGGAACTAATGTCTGGTTAATTTTAGCTTTTGGGCCATTGTTTGCCGCTTTATACTATTTCTTGTTCCGCTTTACCATCAAACGTTTTAACCTGAAAACTCCGGGAAGGGAAGATGAAAATATTATTGAAGGTGTGGAAGGTGGAACAGCTATTGCGGCAGCAGGTATGACTATGGCAGCGGAGTTAGTCAAAGCTTTTGGTGGACGCAGTAATATCGCTACTTTGGATGCTTGTATTACCCGGTTACGAATTACCGTCAATGATATGTCAAAAGTAAATAAAGCGAAGTTGAAAGCTTTGGGTGCTTCCGGTGTTTTGGAAGTTGGAAATAGTGCTCAAGCAATTTTTGGGCCAAGGTCGGAAAACCTCAAAACGGATATGATGGAATATCTCAAAACTGCTGGCTCAGAAGCAGATATCGTAGATACACCATCAGTCGAAACTGCCCCAGGAAATACTTTAACCGATAATGATGCTGCACCAAATGTTGTTCGAGATCCGAATGCAGCGCGTCGGGTACAAAATTTGATTCAAGCTCTGGGTGGTGCTGCTAATATTCGCAATGTGGAACCTGTAGCTTTGACTCGTTTGCGTTTAGAAGTTGCTGATAATTCGGCAATCGATCGAGAAGCTTTAAAAGCTGCTGGTGTAGAGGGAATTATGCAATTAGCAAACCATAAATTGCATTTATTAGTAGGTTTGAATGCCGATCAATATGCAGCAGAAATGAAGGAACAATTGGCGAAATATTAA
- a CDS encoding phage holin family protein produces MDFIDVLIAWIVSASSLLIITKLPVGVEIDSPGKAYISAAVIGVVAAIVRPILGLFFFVPNLVTFNLFSGIFTFIIAAVTFAIAASLVQGFRLRAGIWSAVIGALALSLVSNLIYSIL; encoded by the coding sequence ATGGATTTTATAGATGTGTTAATTGCTTGGATAGTTAGTGCTTCTAGCTTGCTAATTATTACTAAATTGCCCGTAGGTGTAGAAATTGATAGCCCAGGGAAAGCCTATATTTCCGCCGCAGTTATTGGTGTAGTAGCAGCCATTGTTAGACCAATTTTAGGACTGTTTTTCTTTGTGCCTAATTTGGTGACGTTTAATTTGTTTTCGGGTATTTTCACCTTTATTATTGCGGCTGTCACTTTTGCGATCGCAGCCTCTTTAGTCCAAGGTTTTCGGCTCCGCGCAGGTATTTGGAGTGCAGTAATTGGAGCCTTAGCACTCTCCTTAGTCAGCAATTTAATTTACAGCATTTTGTAA
- the ptsP gene encoding phosphoenolpyruvate--protein phosphotransferase yields MSYAATPVRTSSGVLIIAPLSGHLVPIEKVPDPVFAQKMVGDGISIDPISETLVAPCDGEVIQLHPSHHAVTIKTAEGLEVLMHIGLDTVTLRGKGFTPKVKEGDTVKTGDTLIEFDADYIALNARSLLTQLVITNGEKVANFAPRSGDVTGGKDVVLQLSLAGSETTTSAKSTTGKKVTSQAIVIPNPTGLHARPAAVLANLAKKYKSDLRLKFGEKLANVRSVVGLMGLSIDNGDTVYLVAEGEDAETAVAELTKEMQAGLGEEGSKPAPAPASVAQAEINTPAPRPRSENPNIILGVAASPGVAVGNTYRIQHQEISVAETGENANKERRKLENAIAQAKLEIEALRAKVHGQADAAKAAIFAAHQELLEDPEIEEMATAAIDEGKSAAFAWKQTYTYQAQQLAKLQNELLAARANDLRDVGGRVLRILTGATVEEISYPANTILIAEDLTPSDTATMDRSKVLGFCTVGGGATSHVSILARSMDIPAIAGAEPRILDLPNGTPVILDGSKGTMRLNPTPEEMERVKQLQIRLAAKRQTDLATAFEPATTIDGHRVEIVANIGNIEDAEKAVALGGEGVGLLRSEFVFMERDSAPNEDEQTEIYASIARVLGPDRPLIIRTLDVGGDKPLPYLSIPHEENPFLGERGVRIGFDRPEILRTQLRAILKASQAGKVKVMFPMIARLEEWRMAKGMLEEERQKLGVPPIEAGIMIEIPAAAVMADQFAKEADFFSVGTNDLTQYTLAMDRGHPKLAPYVDALNPGVLTLIGVAATAARHQGKWLGVCGGVASDPQAVPLLVGLGVSELSVSVPTIPSIKAQIRELKLSDCQKLAKFAIAQATAAEVRALSPLPEK; encoded by the coding sequence ATGAGTTACGCGGCAACTCCGGTACGAACTAGTTCAGGCGTGTTGATTATCGCCCCATTATCCGGTCATTTAGTCCCAATTGAAAAAGTTCCCGATCCAGTATTTGCACAGAAAATGGTTGGGGATGGAATTTCGATCGATCCAATTAGCGAAACTTTGGTTGCGCCTTGTGACGGCGAAGTGATTCAACTGCACCCTTCCCATCACGCCGTTACCATTAAAACAGCGGAAGGTTTAGAAGTTTTGATGCACATTGGGTTAGATACTGTCACCCTGAGAGGCAAAGGTTTTACACCGAAAGTTAAAGAAGGTGACACGGTAAAAACTGGAGATACCTTAATTGAATTTGATGCCGATTATATTGCCTTAAATGCCCGGAGTTTGCTAACTCAATTAGTAATCACCAACGGTGAGAAAGTAGCGAATTTTGCACCGCGTTCTGGTGATGTTACTGGAGGAAAAGATGTAGTTTTGCAACTCAGTTTAGCAGGGAGTGAGACAACAACTTCCGCAAAAAGTACAACTGGGAAAAAAGTAACTTCCCAAGCAATTGTAATTCCCAATCCTACCGGATTGCACGCCCGTCCTGCCGCAGTTTTAGCGAACTTAGCCAAAAAATATAAATCGGATCTTCGCTTAAAGTTTGGGGAAAAACTGGCGAATGTGCGTAGCGTTGTCGGGTTGATGGGATTGTCGATCGACAATGGTGATACAGTTTATTTGGTTGCAGAAGGGGAAGATGCCGAAACAGCAGTTGCCGAACTGACCAAAGAAATGCAAGCTGGACTAGGGGAAGAAGGATCGAAACCTGCACCTGCGCCCGCCAGTGTTGCCCAAGCTGAGATTAACACACCTGCACCGCGTCCGCGATCGGAAAATCCCAACATTATATTAGGTGTAGCGGCTTCCCCAGGTGTAGCGGTGGGAAACACTTACCGGATTCAACACCAAGAGATTAGCGTAGCGGAAACGGGAGAAAACGCGAATAAAGAAAGGCGGAAGTTGGAAAATGCGATCGCGCAAGCCAAACTAGAAATAGAAGCACTCCGCGCCAAAGTACACGGACAAGCAGACGCAGCCAAAGCCGCCATTTTTGCCGCCCACCAAGAACTACTGGAAGATCCAGAAATTGAAGAGATGGCAACCGCAGCTATTGACGAAGGGAAAAGTGCGGCTTTTGCTTGGAAACAAACCTACACTTACCAAGCCCAACAACTAGCAAAACTGCAAAACGAACTATTAGCGGCGCGGGCGAACGACTTGAGAGATGTTGGTGGACGAGTATTGCGTATCCTTACAGGCGCGACAGTAGAAGAGATTAGTTACCCCGCTAACACGATTTTAATTGCAGAAGACTTGACTCCTTCAGATACAGCGACGATGGATCGATCGAAAGTCCTGGGTTTTTGCACAGTTGGTGGAGGCGCAACTTCCCATGTTTCTATTCTCGCGCGATCGATGGACATTCCTGCAATTGCCGGAGCAGAACCGAGAATTTTAGACCTTCCCAACGGTACACCAGTAATTTTGGATGGTAGCAAAGGCACAATGCGCCTGAATCCTACCCCAGAAGAAATGGAACGAGTCAAACAACTGCAAATTAGATTAGCAGCCAAACGCCAAACAGACTTAGCAACTGCATTTGAACCCGCCACAACAATAGACGGTCATCGCGTCGAAATAGTAGCCAACATCGGTAATATAGAAGATGCCGAAAAAGCCGTTGCTTTAGGTGGCGAAGGCGTAGGTTTGTTGCGTTCCGAATTTGTATTTATGGAACGAGATAGCGCCCCCAACGAAGACGAACAAACCGAAATTTATGCAAGTATAGCGCGTGTTTTAGGGCCCGATCGTCCCTTAATTATTCGCACCTTAGACGTTGGCGGCGACAAACCTTTACCTTATCTATCCATTCCCCACGAAGAAAACCCATTTTTAGGCGAACGAGGTGTACGGATAGGATTCGATCGACCCGAAATACTCCGCACCCAACTAAGAGCCATTTTAAAAGCATCCCAAGCCGGAAAAGTAAAAGTCATGTTCCCGATGATTGCGCGATTAGAAGAATGGCGCATGGCAAAAGGAATGTTAGAAGAAGAACGGCAAAAATTGGGAGTTCCGCCCATTGAAGCCGGAATCATGATTGAAATACCCGCCGCCGCAGTCATGGCAGATCAATTTGCCAAAGAAGCCGACTTCTTCTCCGTCGGCACCAACGACCTCACCCAATATACCTTAGCAATGGATCGCGGACACCCCAAACTAGCCCCTTACGTAGACGCATTAAACCCCGGAGTCTTAACCTTAATCGGAGTCGCCGCCACAGCCGCACGCCATCAAGGAAAATGGCTGGGTGTGTGCGGTGGAGTCGCCAGCGATCCGCAAGCCGTACCATTATTAGTAGGCTTAGGTGTCAGCGAACTCAGCGTCAGCGTCCCCACCATCCCCAGCATTAAAGCCCAAATCAGAGAATTAAAACTCTCAGATTGCCAAAAATTAGCTAAATTTGCGATCGCCCAAGCCACAGCAGCCGAAGTCAGAGCATTATCTCCCTTACCAGAAAAATAA
- the pta gene encoding phosphate acetyltransferase, producing the protein MSQNLYIAATDASSGKSLVLLGLMELLSKRIRRLGFFRPVIHAGQQQDNDINLIRQRYHLEIDYESQYALTHEQAQDLVADGHYDELIKQVIEKYKALEKHCDFILCEGIDSTEIDPAFVDNFDTRIANHLAAPVLIVANGQGKTPEEVVNTVRTEREAFITEGCTIAATMVNLVHPDRLETVTQLLGNLWIYEDPVFVLPEKETLGKPTVKEVAQAINGRLIHGSENQLNQEVLSYKVAAMQLPNFLDHVREGGLIITAGDRADIILGCLATTFSVNYPKLAGIILTGGVDMALQIKKLLSGFRKFNTPIFCVETDTYETAKLVSLVHAEITPDNQNKIASALGLFEAHVDLPKLEKRISVTRSTRITPIMFEYELIERAKAKKQHIVFPEGAEERILRAAEILLRRRVVDITLLGHEQEIREKIAFLGLNLNSVNILDPLLSEWQDDYVQTYFELRKHKGITEEVARDAMHDFSYFGTMMVYKGVADGMVSGAVHTTAHTIRPALEFIRTVPGCSIVSSVFLMCLADQVLVYGDCAVNPNPSPEQLADIAISSATTAQTFGIEPFVAMLSYSTGDSGHGADVDKVKQATIIAREKRPDLKIEGPIQYDAAIDSSVAKTKLPSSKVAGHATVFIFPDLNTGNNTYKAVQRSANAVAIGPVLQGLKKPVNDLSRGCTVTDIVNTVAITAIQAQTTI; encoded by the coding sequence ATGAGTCAAAATTTATATATCGCAGCAACAGACGCTAGCAGTGGCAAATCCCTTGTCCTCCTGGGACTAATGGAATTATTATCAAAACGTATCCGCCGACTTGGTTTTTTTCGCCCAGTCATTCACGCTGGACAACAGCAAGATAACGATATAAATTTAATTCGGCAGCGTTACCATCTAGAAATTGATTACGAATCACAGTATGCACTGACACATGAACAAGCGCAAGATTTGGTTGCTGATGGTCATTATGACGAACTAATTAAACAAGTAATTGAGAAATACAAAGCTTTAGAAAAACATTGCGATTTCATCCTTTGTGAAGGCATTGATTCTACGGAAATCGATCCAGCTTTTGTCGATAATTTTGATACCCGCATTGCTAATCATTTAGCTGCCCCAGTTTTAATTGTGGCAAATGGGCAAGGTAAAACTCCCGAAGAAGTGGTGAATACAGTTCGCACAGAACGCGAAGCATTTATCACAGAGGGCTGTACAATTGCTGCTACGATGGTCAATTTAGTACATCCAGATCGATTAGAAACAGTTACACAACTGTTAGGAAATCTCTGGATTTATGAAGACCCTGTATTTGTTTTGCCAGAAAAAGAGACTCTAGGCAAACCAACAGTTAAAGAAGTTGCTCAAGCAATTAATGGTAGATTGATACATGGTTCAGAAAATCAACTAAATCAGGAAGTTTTAAGCTATAAAGTAGCAGCAATGCAATTACCCAATTTTCTGGATCATGTGCGTGAAGGTGGGTTGATCATTACGGCTGGCGATCGCGCTGATATAATATTAGGATGTTTGGCGACAACCTTTTCCGTAAATTATCCAAAATTAGCCGGAATAATTTTAACTGGGGGAGTTGATATGGCTCTCCAAATAAAAAAATTATTGTCAGGTTTCCGCAAATTTAACACCCCGATTTTTTGCGTTGAAACTGATACTTATGAAACCGCTAAATTGGTTAGTTTAGTTCATGCAGAAATTACCCCAGATAACCAAAACAAAATTGCTTCCGCGTTGGGATTGTTTGAAGCTCATGTAGATTTACCAAAACTAGAAAAACGTATTTCGGTGACTCGTTCTACGCGCATTACACCGATTATGTTTGAGTATGAATTAATTGAAAGAGCTAAAGCCAAAAAGCAACATATTGTGTTTCCTGAAGGTGCAGAAGAAAGAATTTTACGCGCAGCAGAAATCCTTTTGCGTCGTCGAGTTGTCGATATTACTTTACTAGGACATGAACAAGAAATTAGAGAAAAAATTGCTTTTTTAGGATTGAATTTAAATTCAGTAAATATCCTCGATCCTTTGCTTTCCGAATGGCAAGATGATTACGTCCAAACTTACTTTGAGTTGCGAAAACACAAAGGAATAACGGAAGAAGTCGCCAGAGATGCCATGCACGATTTTAGTTATTTTGGCACAATGATGGTGTACAAAGGAGTCGCAGATGGCATGGTATCGGGTGCTGTTCACACCACCGCCCACACGATTCGCCCCGCATTAGAATTTATTCGCACTGTTCCGGGTTGTTCGATCGTTTCTAGCGTATTTTTAATGTGTTTAGCTGACCAAGTTTTAGTGTACGGAGATTGCGCCGTAAATCCTAATCCTTCCCCCGAACAATTAGCAGATATTGCCATTAGTTCCGCGACTACCGCTCAAACTTTTGGCATTGAACCTTTTGTGGCAATGTTATCTTATTCTACAGGTGATTCTGGTCACGGAGCAGATGTAGATAAAGTTAAACAAGCTACTATTATTGCTCGGGAAAAACGCCCGGATTTAAAAATAGAAGGCCCGATTCAATATGATGCTGCAATTGATAGTTCGGTAGCGAAAACTAAACTACCTAGTAGTAAAGTTGCCGGACACGCAACGGTATTTATTTTCCCTGATTTGAATACCGGAAATAACACTTATAAAGCGGTACAACGATCGGCAAATGCAGTAGCGATCGGTCCTGTTTTACAAGGTTTGAAAAAACCTGTAAATGATTTAAGTCGCGGTTGTACTGTGACTGATATTGTTAACACTGTAGCGATTACTGCAATTCAAGCACAAACAACTATTTAA
- a CDS encoding DUF3891 family protein, with protein MLLRLSSPEEVICITQPHHAWIAGQLARAWGNEKFGQVSPNQQVCLAAEQHDIGWIHWEQASTLNPQTGYPHSFSELATKNHINIWSKASNLALPWGRYVALLISLHGTRLYERFRGWENSPETKELVENFLKVEYGVQEDLISKLQNDSYYEQYATPEIIKRNQKLVAVWDALSLIICHGFTGEKLVENVPTADGEITLTLTAKKDCPLEIFVSPWPFRENRVNLVLEGRLLQQKFTDETMMREALNQALTVTIDTILIPENSESFTTDIHR; from the coding sequence ATGCTACTGCGTTTATCATCGCCAGAGGAAGTAATTTGTATTACCCAACCGCACCACGCTTGGATTGCAGGACAATTAGCCAGAGCTTGGGGTAATGAAAAATTTGGTCAAGTTTCTCCCAATCAACAAGTTTGTTTAGCTGCGGAACAACACGATATTGGCTGGATACATTGGGAACAAGCATCAACATTAAATCCCCAAACAGGTTATCCTCATTCTTTCTCTGAATTAGCAACGAAAAACCACATTAATATTTGGTCAAAAGCTAGTAATTTGGCTCTACCTTGGGGTAGATATGTGGCGTTACTTATTTCGCTACATGGTACTCGTTTATATGAACGCTTTCGCGGTTGGGAAAATTCGCCAGAAACCAAAGAATTAGTCGAAAATTTCCTGAAAGTTGAGTATGGGGTTCAGGAAGATTTGATTAGTAAATTGCAAAATGATTCCTATTACGAACAATATGCTACACCAGAAATAATTAAACGTAATCAAAAATTAGTAGCAGTTTGGGATGCACTTTCTTTAATTATTTGTCACGGTTTCACTGGTGAAAAATTAGTTGAAAATGTACCTACTGCTGATGGAGAAATTACCTTAACATTAACCGCTAAAAAAGATTGTCCTTTAGAAATATTTGTGTCTCCCTGGCCGTTTCGAGAAAATCGGGTAAACTTAGTCTTAGAAGGTAGGTTGCTTCAGCAAAAGTTTACTGATGAAACCATGATGAGAGAAGCTTTGAATCAAGCTCTTACCGTAACAATTGATACTATTTTAATACCAGAAAATTCAGAAAGTTTTACCACAGATATCCACAGATAA
- a CDS encoding ExbD/TolR family protein yields MKINLDNASDEARIEILPLIDVIFCILTFFLLAAVGLTRQQAITVDLPQASNATTPQIASRLLVSINPYNQIYVENELVTPEQLEQKLREFNQKNPTGTMVLYASKTAFYNDVVQVLDKMQAVGGDRVALATLPEPETSQQIPGTITPGTGIPSVITPGTLPTATPDPGVPGSLPIPTPGAQIPGTLPTPGVVTPGTLPAPSTPGTQIPGALPTPGVVTPGTPLAPPTPGVVTPGTQPTPGAGGQ; encoded by the coding sequence ATGAAAATAAATCTTGATAACGCATCTGATGAAGCCAGAATCGAAATTTTGCCACTAATTGATGTCATATTTTGTATATTGACATTCTTTTTGTTGGCAGCCGTAGGTTTAACGAGACAGCAAGCAATCACTGTAGATTTACCGCAAGCAAGTAATGCGACTACACCACAAATAGCTTCTAGATTATTAGTTAGTATCAATCCCTACAATCAAATTTATGTCGAAAATGAGTTAGTCACACCAGAACAATTAGAACAAAAACTGCGAGAATTTAATCAAAAAAATCCCACAGGAACAATGGTTTTATATGCTTCCAAAACAGCTTTTTACAATGATGTAGTGCAAGTTTTGGACAAAATGCAGGCAGTAGGAGGCGATCGCGTCGCCCTAGCCACCTTACCCGAACCGGAAACTTCCCAGCAAATTCCCGGCACAATTACCCCAGGTACAGGCATTCCCAGTGTCATAACTCCTGGCACACTTCCCACTGCTACCCCCGATCCTGGAGTCCCTGGTAGCCTTCCCATTCCTACCCCAGGCGCACAAATACCCGGAACCCTTCCTACTCCCGGTGTCGTAACTCCCGGAACGCTGCCTGCTCCTTCCACCCCAGGCACACAAATACCCGGAGCCCTTCCCACTCCCGGTGTCGTAACTCCCGGAACGCCGCTCGCTCCTCCCACCCCAGGTGTTGTAACTCCCGGAACACAGCCCACTCCAGGCGCAGGAGGGCAATAG